GAGCAATTCGGCGAAGATCGCGTGATTGATACGCCGCTTGCCGAGTCGGGGATGATTGGGACTTCCATTGGATTGGCCATGAACGGGTTTCGTCCCGTGGTTGAGATGCAATTTTTCGGTTTTATTTATCCCGGTTTTAACCAGCTTGTTACGCATGCAACACGCATTCGCGCACGGACGCTCGGTCGTTATCACGTGCCCATGGTCATTCGCGCCCCTTACGGCGCCGGCGTACGCGCACCCGAAATTCATTCAGACAGCATGGAAGCGTTGTTTACTCACGTGCCGGGGTTGAAGGTTGTCGTTCCTTCGAATCCTTATGACGCAAAAGGGCTTCTGATTGCTGCGATTGAGGACCCCGATCCGGTCTTGTTTCTTGAGCCGATGAAAGTGTATCGTGCCGGACGCGCAGAGGTGCCCGAAACCAAATATACCGTCGAAATCGGCAAAGCGGAAAAGCTTTCTGAGGGGGAAGATGTTACGGTTCTTGCCTGGGGAGCGATGGTGCCGACGATGAAAAAAGCGGCGAAAAACGCTGAGAAAGCGCTTGGCATTTCGTGTGACGTGATCGATGTGCGCACGTTGTACCCGTTAGACAAGGAGACGATTTCCGAATCGGTGCAAAAAACCGGTCGCGTCGTCATCGTGCATGAAGCTCACGAGACTGGCGGGGTTTCGGGTGAAATCGCCTCATTGATCAACGATACGTCGTTTTTGTATTTGCGTTCTCCGATTGCGCGCGTCACCGGTTTCGATACGCCGGTGCCTGTGTTCTCGTTGGAAAACGACTATTTGCCGAACGAACAAAAAATCGAACGAGCGATTGAAAAAGTCGTTCGGTTTTGACGGGGAGGGAATGCTGGTGAAAGAAGTTAAGCTTCACGACATCGGGGAAGGCATGACGGAGGCAG
This genomic interval from Bacillales bacterium contains the following:
- a CDS encoding alpha-ketoacid dehydrogenase subunit beta gives rise to the protein MTTTVKTKKLSLVQAVTDGLRTMLAEHEDVVLLGQDIGKNGGVFRATEGLFEQFGEDRVIDTPLAESGMIGTSIGLAMNGFRPVVEMQFFGFIYPGFNQLVTHATRIRARTLGRYHVPMVIRAPYGAGVRAPEIHSDSMEALFTHVPGLKVVVPSNPYDAKGLLIAAIEDPDPVLFLEPMKVYRAGRAEVPETKYTVEIGKAEKLSEGEDVTVLAWGAMVPTMKKAAKNAEKALGISCDVIDVRTLYPLDKETISESVQKTGRVVIVHEAHETGGVSGEIASLINDTSFLYLRSPIARVTGFDTPVPVFSLENDYLPNEQKIERAIEKVVRF